The proteins below are encoded in one region of Aulosira sp. FACHB-615:
- a CDS encoding sulfurtransferase gives MTANSDYADPSVIVDTQWLADHLHDPNVRIVEVDTSPELYKNAHLPGAVFWNIFTDLLLPDFKINLDAIAFTKLMARSGITNDTTVIAYGNYPGIGGWIFWLLKVFGHDNVRVLNGGYQKWQSENRPLATELSTFPSTDYQPQAPDHSLRVLHPEVEAASHQQEPILLDVRTIQEYNGEWFFNQPPKANERTGHIPSAVHLEHILTLNEDGTFKSFAELKNLYTSQGITPDKEIFPYCAIGGRSGYIWFVLKYLLGYPNVRNYDGSWNEWSRLNDLS, from the coding sequence ATGACTGCCAATTCTGATTACGCTGATCCATCAGTTATCGTTGATACCCAATGGTTAGCAGATCATCTCCATGATCCTAATGTTCGCATTGTTGAAGTAGATACAAGTCCAGAGCTTTACAAAAATGCCCATCTACCGGGTGCTGTATTTTGGAATATTTTTACAGACTTACTCTTACCAGATTTCAAAATTAATTTAGATGCGATCGCTTTTACCAAACTCATGGCACGCTCTGGTATCACCAATGATACAACAGTTATTGCTTATGGCAATTATCCCGGCATCGGCGGCTGGATTTTTTGGTTGTTAAAAGTCTTTGGTCACGATAATGTCCGAGTTCTCAATGGCGGCTATCAAAAATGGCAGTCAGAAAATCGTCCACTCGCAACTGAGTTATCTACATTTCCATCCACTGATTATCAACCCCAAGCGCCTGATCATAGTTTGAGAGTCTTACATCCTGAAGTTGAAGCTGCAAGTCATCAACAGGAACCCATTTTGTTAGATGTCCGCACAATTCAAGAATACAACGGTGAGTGGTTTTTTAATCAGCCACCCAAAGCCAATGAACGCACTGGACATATCCCTAGCGCAGTTCATCTTGAGCATATCCTGACACTGAATGAGGACGGTACTTTTAAATCATTTGCTGAATTGAAAAATCTTTATACCAGCCAAGGTATTACACCTGATAAAGAAATTTTCCCCTATTGTGCGATCGGTGGACGTTCTGGATATATTTGGTTTGTTTTAAAGTATTTACTAGGCTATCCAAATGTTCGCAATTACGACGGCTCTTGGAATGAATGGAGTCGCCTGAATGACTTATCGTAG
- a CDS encoding LuxR C-terminal-related transcriptional regulator has product MVALQDIFRAIAQAEDEQTLRSHISTDISQYFAATRSGLFFFDQTHLIDKAILIALSPQYNPVARYLLERHAPVHEALVVEPKTWKLICPRPDHYHVMAGPIVSTGKLVGALGFTRQQNIPAFDSQNLTDLSAICLHISTWVTMTKSPHPPFQTANLTPREVEIAILVAQGCSNAEISRELWITQNSVKQALKRMFRKLEVSSRTQMLAKLSTAIQSKQLPKK; this is encoded by the coding sequence ATGGTCGCATTACAAGATATATTTCGGGCAATTGCTCAAGCTGAAGATGAACAGACATTGCGATCGCACATATCCACAGATATCAGTCAGTATTTTGCCGCTACACGCAGTGGGCTATTTTTCTTTGATCAAACTCATCTGATTGACAAAGCAATACTAATAGCTTTATCACCCCAATACAACCCAGTCGCACGTTACTTACTAGAACGCCACGCCCCAGTTCACGAAGCCTTAGTAGTTGAACCAAAAACATGGAAATTGATTTGTCCCCGTCCTGATCACTATCATGTCATGGCCGGGCCAATTGTCAGCACTGGTAAATTAGTAGGTGCATTAGGTTTTACCCGTCAACAAAACATACCTGCATTCGATTCGCAAAATCTCACAGATTTAAGTGCGATTTGTCTGCATATTTCCACTTGGGTAACAATGACAAAATCCCCACATCCACCTTTCCAAACCGCAAATTTAACCCCTAGAGAAGTGGAAATTGCTATACTAGTAGCGCAAGGTTGTAGCAACGCAGAAATAAGTCGTGAATTGTGGATTACCCAAAACTCTGTTAAACAAGCTTTAAAAAGAATGTTCCGCAAGCTAGAAGTTTCATCTCGCACGCAAATGTTAGCAAAGCTTTCTACAGCTATACAATCTAAACAACTACCGAAAAAGTAA